TCCGAGTTCGAGTACGATCCGAACCGATTTGCCCGGATTCTCGAACGTGCAATGACGCACATGAGAAAGGGTGATTTCGTCTGGTCGCTTGATACAGACCAGCGCCAGTATCTCGTTGATGCATACGACGCTTCAATCCTTAACTTCGACCAGCAACTCGGAGAGTTCATCAATAGATTGGATCTGGAAGAGACGACGGTTATCGTCTCTTCTGATCACGGCGAAGAATTTTGGGAACGTGGTCACTTTAGCCATCCCGGACGGGATACGATCCCTCGGCCGATGACACTCTATGAGGAGATCGTGAAGATACCACTGGTTATGTTTGGAAAAGACGTACCTAATCGCAAGATCAAAACTCCGGTTTCCCTCATTGATGTATTTCCCACAATTCTGGACCTTGCCGACGTTGAGACGGATACCAAGCCTCGGGGCGAGTCGTTACTCAGGATCGCCGAGGCAAATGAGGATCTGTCTCGACCAGTTATCACCCAGACAACCTCTCCAGGTGATCCGAATCATTATGCTCAATCTGAGGGAGCGTACCGGATGGGATCAATTCGTCGAGGGGATCTAAAATACATATATAACGAAAAACATGATCACGAACTGTATGATCTCTCTACCGACCCCGAAGAACAAAATAACATCATTGCTGCCAGGGCGCATGAAGCGGACCAACTCAGGGGCGAACTACTGAGATACTTTGGAGAGGTCACAGACTCAGAGCTGGAGACATCAAGCAGTGTCGAAGACCGGCTAAAAGAACTTGGATACCTAGGTTAATCCACCATCTATAGATGAACGCTCTTGGGTAGAAGATTGTTGGTCAGCTCGCAGCAGTAGCTGAAAGTCCCAGCGGGCAAGGGTGGCACGAACGCGCCACCCGACGAAGCATGATTCCACTCAAGACGTTCGTCTCGGAGCGTCGCGCCGCGAACCTGCACCAACAGGTTCGCTGGCGCGACGGCGTCTATTGCCCGCGCTACCGTACCGAATCCATGATTCGGTACAGAAGCTACCGAGTGTTTCAACGGTATCGCTGTAAAAATTATGACCGCATGTTCAACGACAAGACCGGTACGGTCTTCGAGGATTTCTCGCTCGGACTCAGGAAGTGGCTTCTCGCTGTCTACGCCTACATCCGGTTCAACACCAGTCTTCAACAACTGGACGTAGAGATCGATGTCTCCTACAAGACGGTGTGCCGCCGTATCCAGCGCTCGCGGGAAGCGCTGGACCCGCCTCGACCACAGCTGGAAGGACCGGTCGAACTCGACGAATTGTACGTTAAAGCCGGCCCGAAAGACCGCGATCGCGACGATCTGTCGTCCTTGCGTGGCCTGTCCACACGCGGACGTGAAACGTATGCCAAGGACAAGCCACCCGTGTTCGTGCTGGTTGACTGAGGAACGGGAGATCAGTACGTACTACCAGCGAAATCCGCCGAGGAATCGATCGTGCGACTCCTGCTTGCCAACCACGATGAAGAGTCGCTAGCCGTCTATATGGATAGATTTCAGGCGTACGATCCACTTGAAGACGACAAGGAGTTCAACCGCGAACACGTCGTCCACGGTGGCGGTGAATACGTTGATGGAGATGTTCACGTGAACACCAGCGAGAGCCACGCGTCGCTGGCGTGACGGTGGCTCTCACCGCATCGAGACGTCTCCAAAGACAAGCCCACACCCTACTTCAGAGCGTTTCAGCTTCGCAAACGTGTCCATCGTAAACCAAGCGAAGAAGCACTCAAAACCATCCTTCAAACCGCTCTATGACGCCACCAACAATCGCTTACCCATGAGCGTAAATGAAAATACGGGTTTGCTGAAACCGGAGACTGTCTTGGACCGCTGTATCGCGCTTGACTTTACTGTTTGACGGGACGATTAATGTTGTCGACCACATATATCAGGTCAACTTCGTGAAACACACGAAATCAGGTATGCGCTAGCACGGCGAAGCCGAACGGTCCTTAACAGTTAGATCGACAATCTTTGTCATCAGGCACTGGGTATCCCTCTTCGTTGATTCCAGCGTTGTGGGCGTAGTCGTGCGGTACGAAGATTTGGTGTTTGATCAGGGGCCTTATGCTGAAGTCATGCAGTGCTTCACGGAACGCTTCGTTGTCATAGCACATATTTGGGACCAGACTCTCAGTCTCATCGCTATTGTGCAGCGTCATCTGACGGCCTGCTAGTATATCTTTGAGGCAGTATGCAAATATGAGAATGTCGCGCATGGATACAAGTTTGTATTAAACAGGAGCGTTGCTTTCAGTGGAATGTGGCGATCCGAACAGTCTCTGTAGTGGCTGGATGCTGTTTGCGGTCGAAAATGGCATCACCGTACTCGGCGGGATCGCAGGCTGCCGACAACCGATCAAGCAGTTAATGCCAGATACAAGTGGATGCCTGTTCGAACGACCGCTATAGAGTCGATGGGTCCGAGAACGCACCACGAACCAACCGTATGAGAGCACGAACTCCTTCCATTTCACTGGTCCAATCAACGATTTTTGCGTAACTCTCGTCCACGTGAACGCGCAGAAAATATAGCGTGAGATACTTTCAGCCGGCAAATCCGTTGCTAGTCGGTCACCCACTAACGCTGTGAGCTTGCAGCACAGCGTTTTTGAGCGACCGATGTGGGTTGCTTAACGAAGGGAGGAGAATTTTAGGCACGCTTCCGTGGTGATCCAGCATTTCTATTAATATGAGTGGCCAGTAACTAAGCATGATGAAGAGTTTTGCGAGACGGGGGCTCAATACGCTTCGACGTATCCGTAGCCGGATAGCACACGAATCTCGTATGCGTGATGTACCGGAGCTTCCGATTGGGTCTCGACGAAACGTTCTTGTTGTGACCATCGACTGCTTGCGGAACGACCGCATTTCTCGGACCGGGTACGAGCGTGAGACGACTCCGTTTATAGATAGCCTGGAATCGTATACGTCTTCAATTGCTGCTGCACCATGGACATTCAGTTCGGTACCGTCTATTCTCACGGGACGGTATCCGCATGAACACGGTGCCGTCTACTCAGACGACTCTTCGCGGAATCAGGACCTGAACAACCCACCTAACAGTGTCCGTGAGGATGTGCATACACTGTCCGAACTATTCGCCGCGAGCGGATACGAAACTCGCTTCGACACGGCGATTACAACTGCCGCACTTCCGATACGTGGTCGGTTCAAAACCATGAATATACGGAACCAAGCTACAGCAGGCGACCTGTTGTCGGGGATGGAAGAGTGGTGGAACAGTACCAGTGAGGCAAAGTTTGGTTACGTACAGTTGGGTGATCTTCACGAACCGCTCCAGCGACCGGAAGCCGTTCCATTTGGAGATGTTCCGGATATCGATGGGATCGAGCGCTGGCGGTTCGAAGATGGAAAGGTAGAACACCCCGACTTTGCCCAGTACCGAGATGCACGAGTTCTTTTGTACGATACGCTTGTGAGATACATCGACGGCGAGATTGAACAGACTCTGAACAATCTGAACGGAATAGAGGACACGATCGTCGTTGTGACCAGCGATCACGGAGAGGAGTTTTGGGAGTACGTTGAGTTCGAGCAGGAGCATTTCGAGGACCCTCGAGGGACTGCCGGGGTCGGCCACGGACATGCACTCGTGCCACCTGTGATCGAGGTCCCTATCGCAACGAACATCGGAAATATAGACGACAGTCGACGCGCGAGTACGGTCGATATCGCACCCACTATCCTCCACGAACTTGGCGTGGACGATGAGTATTCGACTACTGGCGTTCCACTCCAGCGGGACCAGTACTCAGAGACCGTATTATCTCAAGAGATCGCATATGGACCGAATCAGATCAGTGTCACAAAGGAAGAAGACCATCTGATATACGTTCCCGAGAGAGAGAAATCGATCCTCATCGACTTCTCGACTGGCGAGGAATGTTCCGATCCTGACCGACGGGACGAATTATTAGAGTATATCCCTGACGAGAAAGTCGTGGGGTCCGAGATGGATCTCTCACAGGATGTGCAGGAGCAACTGTCTGACCTCGGTTACGCAGAGTAGACGACGAAATCCGAACTGTCATAGATTCACGAAGACGTTCTGCTGGACGATTGGCACAGCGAGGCCGTCTCCGGGGTGTGGTTCTGTCTCACAGCGACGGCGTACAGTCGACAGACATCACCCCGACGCTCCCGCTAAATGGGTGGTTTTCCGAAATATTGACAGAACTGTCTCGTTTCGAGTGAATAAACCCCTGCCTGGATGGGAGATCTTCCACACCGCAGTTGAGGCCGGCAAGGTTCGTACTGAGGCGAGCGATGTCACGGAGATGACCGACGGTGTCGCGGTCGTGGATCTGCCCGACCACTTCTCGATGGTCACCAGTGACGACGAACCGCTCAGCGTCCAGGTGACGCCCTATTGCGGCGAGAAGGTCCACGCCCAGGTCACCGACCAGTCAACCGAGCGTATCGTCGTCAAGGACTTCGGCGACGGCCCCAACGAGTACACCTTCTCGTATACCGTGAAGGGGATCCGCGCGGGCTTCGAAGACGAAGACATCGTTCGAGGCCTGTAAGTCGCGATCGCCGCGGTGGATCTGTTTTTCCTTCTCTACGAACGGCTTTCGACGACTGACAGTGGAAAAGCCGCGGGTCCTCGGAGTGCCCGGGCTCCGTTCGCTGCCCGTCGGCCGCCCGTTCCTCGACCCGACGGTCCCTAGACCTCCATGTAGTACCGGACTGTCCGCTTTAGAGCCTTCTCGAATGACCACTCCGGCTCCCAACCGAGCGACCGTATCTTCCCGGTGTCGAGCGCGTAGCGCTGGTCGTGACCCGGCCTATCTTCGACAAACTCGATCTGGTCCTCAGATGCGCCGACCGCGTCGACAATCTTCTCCGTGACTTCGATGTTCTGGAGTTCGTGGCCGCTTCCGACGTTGTATACTTCCCCGAGTTCTCCCTCTCTGAGAACGAGTTCGATCGCCCGACAGTTGTCAACGACGTACGTCCACTCTCGAACGTTGGTCCCATCCCCATAAACTGGCAGAGATTCGCCATCGGCCGCCCGCCGGATGAACTTCGGAATGAGTTTCTCGGAATGCTGTCGCGGGCCGAAGTTATTTGACGATCGTGTGATGATGATGGGGAGATCGTGTGTGACTTGATAGCTCTGAGCGAGCAAGTCCGCACTGGCTTTCGAGGCCGCGTACGGGTTGCGCGGGTCGAGTGGACTGTCTTCGGTGAACTTACCGTCGCGGATCTCTCCGTATACTTCGTCGGTCGAGATCTGGACGACCCGTTCGACGTCTGCGTGGCGGGCAGCGTCCAGTATCGTCTGCGTGCCCTGCACATTGGTCGAGACGAATGGCTTGGCTCCCTCTATCGAACGATCGACGTGGGATTCGGCAGCGAAGTTGACAACTGCGTCGGTGTCCGCGAGGAGTTTGTCCATCAAATCTCTGTCTCGAATATCTCCTTCTACGAACTCATGGTTCGGGTCCGAGAGAACCCCGTCGAGGTTCGACTTGCCGCCCGCGTACGTGAGTGCGTCAAGCGTCAATACGGTGTGGTCGGTTCCTTCGAGAAGATAGCGAACAAAGTTCGACCCGATAAATCCAGCACCCCCGGTGATGAGAACGCGCATACAACCTGAATCTGTAGCAACGCCTTTGTAGCTTTCTGTGTTACGCGTAGCCGATGGAACTGATGGTGGCCGGGGCCAGTGGCCTGTTGGGCAGTAACGTCGTCGCTACCGCTCGAGAGCGGGGGATCGAAACAGTCGGGACGTACCACTCGGATCGTCCATCGTTCGCCGGTCCGCTGGAATCACTCGACATCCGGGATGCCGACCGGACCCGCGAATTGGTAGAAGAGTATCGACCAGATGCTGTAGTCAACTGTGCCGCGATGACCGACGTTGACGGCTGTGAGTCGGAACCAAACCATGCGATGGAGGTCAACGCCGACGCTCCGGGAGACCTAGCGGCGGTCTGTACGGATTATGACACCGACCTCGTTCACGTCTCCACTGACTATGTCTTCGACGGCGAAGAGGCGAGTCCGTACAATGAGTCCGCCGAGATGAACCCGAGACAGGTGTATGGCGAAACGAAACGAGCGGGCGAGCGAGCCGTACTGCAGGAGGGCTCGGATCCACTCGTGACTCGCCTTTCCTTCGTGTACGGGAGCCACGAGTCGAGTGGTCAGCTGACCGGCTTCCCGGCCTGGATTCGCGACCAACTCGCGACCGACGAACCGATCACGCTGTTCACCGACCAGTACGTGACCCCTACCCGAGCGGGACACGCCGCAGCGGTACTGCTCGACCTGATAGAGGAAGGGGAAAGCGGTCTCGTTCACGTCGCATCCCGGTCGTGTGTAACTCCCTACACGTTTGGCGACGAGATCCGCCGGCGAATGGACGCGTCCGAGGGATTGCTCGCGAGGGGGACGATGGACGACCTCGACCGACCGGCACCGCGCCCGGAATACACCTGCCTCGACGTGAGTCGTGTTGAAGACGTTCTCGGACGGCCGCAACCGGAGTTAGCGGACGACCTTTCTGCTCTTGCGACCACCGTAGACGGCTGGTGACCGCTCGAGAACCATCACAAAGGCTACCCGGTTCATCCGTCACAGAAAGCAGTTCCGACTGGGAGAGACAGCCGCTCGGTCGGTCAGAGACGGTACTGTTCCCTGTTCTCTAGGAAGAACTGTCGCTCCTCATCCGGGAGATCGTCGAAGGCGAGCACGGTCTTGCATCCGAGACTCGGACACTTCATGACTCGGTTGGCTTCGAGTTCGTTGGCGGAGACGATAGTGCCACAGTCCGGACACGTGCTGGTAATGACTCGCATGGTTACAGTTTGAGGTCGGAGTTCTCGCCGACGACAAGACGCCGGCCATCGGGCAGGAGTTCGTCCGCGTTGCCGATGTCTGCTCCCCGGCCGAGGAGGCTATCGACGACCTTTCCGCTAGTCCTGATGTCGCTTTCGCCGATGACCACGCTGTTCTCGATGTGGACGCCTGCGATAGTCGAATCGGGTCCGATCGACGTGTACGGGCCGACGTACGTGTCGTCTTCGATCGTCGTTCCAGGTCCGATAGATACCGGCCCCCGAACCACTGCGCCCGATTCGATCGTGGCGGTCTCATGGAGGTCGACATGTCCCCGTACTTCGGCACCCTCCTGAACGGTTCCCGCTTTCATCCCAGGGTTGTCTTCCAGAACGAGATGGTTCGCCTCGAGGATATCTTCGGGCTTGCCCGTGTCTTTCCACCAGCCCTCGATGACGTGAGAGTCGATCGAGTATCCTGCGTCAAGGAGTGACTGGATCGCGTCGGTGATCTCGAGTTCACCGCGCCAAGACGGGTCGATCTCCTCGATTGCATCGAAGATCGCGTCAGAGAAGACATAGATACCGATGAGGGCCAGGTTCGTCGGTGGGTCGTCGGGCTTCTCGACCAGTCGTGTGATCGTGCCATCGTCGTCTACGTCCGCAATTCCGAACTCACGAGGATTGTCGACTGCTTGAAGAGCGATTCCCGCGCCGTAATCGCCTTCTTGGTAACTCTCGACGAGGTCGCCGATCCCTTGTTTGAGGATGTTGTCACCAAGGTACATCACAAAGTTGTCTCCGTCGACGAAGTCGCGAGCACACCCGGCTGCGTGAGCGAGACCGAGTGGGTTCCCTTGGATGATGTAGGTGATATCGACACCGTAGTCCGAGCCATCACCGAGGAATTTCTGGATCTCCCCGCGCCCTTTGTTGCCGAGTACGACTCCTATTTCGGTGATGCCGGCCTCCCGCATGTCATCGATAGCGTATTCGATAACCGGTTTGTTTCCGACGGGTACGAGCTGTTTCGGGCCGGTATGTGTTATCGGACGGAGTCGCGACCCCGTTCCCCCGGCAAGAAGCACACCTTTCATGATTAGTGTGACTGTTCATCCCAGTTCAAAGGGATTTCGTCCGTGTCCGGAGGGAGCCGCTCCTCGTCCGGGTCCTCGTAGTCGTAGAGGTTCGTGGGGAAGTTGATCAGCGTCGCACGCTCGTCGCCGAGGACTTTGAATCCGTGCCAGCAGTCTCCGGGAACCCGGACGGCTTGCATGTTCCCCTTGCCGATGACGTACGTGTCGAGTTCGCCCTCGGTCGGTGAGCCGTCACGGTCGTCGTAGATGCCGACTTTCACTCTCCCGTGCGGGACGACGAAGTGGTCGATTTGACCCC
The window above is part of the Halosimplex rubrum genome. Proteins encoded here:
- a CDS encoding sulfatase family protein; the protein is MGNLILITADSLRADHMPLYGYDRNITPNLDSLAELVFKQSYSNGPVTPISIPSLLTSKYPLEDGHITVDTKPTFIDDLHSSSYTTGLVTSNIQFERFEYTDRFDYVANGTKAKQNTDGKNETDPLIRLAKWGLHQGGVIGKAAAVAKETFHRFRGPIVSRQPDSDLFMKSEEWISTVEEPYLLWLHGMDTHTPFVFSPEHFEQVSEFEYDPNRFARILERAMTHMRKGDFVWSLDTDQRQYLVDAYDASILNFDQQLGEFINRLDLEETTVIVSSDHGEEFWERGHFSHPGRDTIPRPMTLYEEIVKIPLVMFGKDVPNRKIKTPVSLIDVFPTILDLADVETDTKPRGESLLRIAEANEDLSRPVITQTTSPGDPNHYAQSEGAYRMGSIRRGDLKYIYNEKHDHELYDLSTDPEEQNNIIAARAHEADQLRGELLRYFGEVTDSELETSSSVEDRLKELGYLG
- a CDS encoding sulfatase-like hydrolase/transferase, whose product is MRDVPELPIGSRRNVLVVTIDCLRNDRISRTGYERETTPFIDSLESYTSSIAAAPWTFSSVPSILTGRYPHEHGAVYSDDSSRNQDLNNPPNSVREDVHTLSELFAASGYETRFDTAITTAALPIRGRFKTMNIRNQATAGDLLSGMEEWWNSTSEAKFGYVQLGDLHEPLQRPEAVPFGDVPDIDGIERWRFEDGKVEHPDFAQYRDARVLLYDTLVRYIDGEIEQTLNNLNGIEDTIVVVTSDHGEEFWEYVEFEQEHFEDPRGTAGVGHGHALVPPVIEVPIATNIGNIDDSRRASTVDIAPTILHELGVDDEYSTTGVPLQRDQYSETVLSQEIAYGPNQISVTKEEDHLIYVPEREKSILIDFSTGEECSDPDRRDELLEYIPDEKVVGSEMDLSQDVQEQLSDLGYAE
- the rfbB gene encoding dTDP-glucose 4,6-dehydratase, whose amino-acid sequence is MRVLITGGAGFIGSNFVRYLLEGTDHTVLTLDALTYAGGKSNLDGVLSDPNHEFVEGDIRDRDLMDKLLADTDAVVNFAAESHVDRSIEGAKPFVSTNVQGTQTILDAARHADVERVVQISTDEVYGEIRDGKFTEDSPLDPRNPYAASKASADLLAQSYQVTHDLPIIITRSSNNFGPRQHSEKLIPKFIRRAADGESLPVYGDGTNVREWTYVVDNCRAIELVLREGELGEVYNVGSGHELQNIEVTEKIVDAVGASEDQIEFVEDRPGHDQRYALDTGKIRSLGWEPEWSFEKALKRTVRYYMEV
- the rfbD gene encoding dTDP-4-dehydrorhamnose reductase — protein: MELMVAGASGLLGSNVVATARERGIETVGTYHSDRPSFAGPLESLDIRDADRTRELVEEYRPDAVVNCAAMTDVDGCESEPNHAMEVNADAPGDLAAVCTDYDTDLVHVSTDYVFDGEEASPYNESAEMNPRQVYGETKRAGERAVLQEGSDPLVTRLSFVYGSHESSGQLTGFPAWIRDQLATDEPITLFTDQYVTPTRAGHAAAVLLDLIEEGESGLVHVASRSCVTPYTFGDEIRRRMDASEGLLARGTMDDLDRPAPRPEYTCLDVSRVEDVLGRPQPELADDLSALATTVDGW
- a CDS encoding glucose-1-phosphate thymidylyltransferase, translated to MKGVLLAGGTGSRLRPITHTGPKQLVPVGNKPVIEYAIDDMREAGITEIGVVLGNKGRGEIQKFLGDGSDYGVDITYIIQGNPLGLAHAAGCARDFVDGDNFVMYLGDNILKQGIGDLVESYQEGDYGAGIALQAVDNPREFGIADVDDDGTITRLVEKPDDPPTNLALIGIYVFSDAIFDAIEEIDPSWRGELEITDAIQSLLDAGYSIDSHVIEGWWKDTGKPEDILEANHLVLEDNPGMKAGTVQEGAEVRGHVDLHETATIESGAVVRGPVSIGPGTTIEDDTYVGPYTSIGPDSTIAGVHIENSVVIGESDIRTSGKVVDSLLGRGADIGNADELLPDGRRLVVGENSDLKL
- a CDS encoding dTDP-4-dehydrorhamnose 3,5-epimerase family protein gives rise to the protein MIHDVSLRDLQINADERGSLTEIYRSDWDLFDDEDDPEMSYFSVSYPGVVRAWHRHERGQIDHFVVPHGRVKVGIYDDRDGSPTEGELDTYVIGKGNMQAVRVPGDCWHGFKVLGDERATLINFPTNLYDYEDPDEERLPPDTDEIPLNWDEQSH